The following is a genomic window from uncultured Propionivibrio sp..
TCGCTGCTGGCGGCGCTGGCAAGTGATGAGGTGGCACGCTACCAGCACCCGCGTTGGTGGCTGGAGCGCTTGCGTCGAGCTTACCCGCAGCAGTGGGAAGAGATCGTTGCCGCCGACAACACGCCGCCGCCAATGACCTTGCGTGTCAATCGTCGCAAAGGCACCGTGGCCGATTATCTCGAATCGCTGGCGTCGGCATCCATGCCGGCGCAGCCGGTCGGTGACTGGGGCGTTCGTCTTGAACACCCTGCTCCGGTTGATGCCTTGCCGGGGTTTGTCGAGGGGCGAGTCTCCGTTCAGGATTTGGGGGCTCAACGTGCAGCGGCGTTGCTGGCACCACAGGATGGCATGCGTGTGCTCGATGCGTGCGCAGCGCCCGGCGGGAAAACGGCACATTTGCTCGAATCCGCCGACATAGACCTGCTTGCGCTCGATCTCGATGTCGCACGTGCCCAACGCATCAGCGATACCTTGCGCCGCTTGCAGTTGTCGGCGAAGGTTGCTGTCGGCGATGCTGCACAACCCGCCGGCTGGTGGGACGGATTGGCGTTCGACGCGATTCTGGCGGATGTGCCTTGCTCTGCTTCCGGCGTTGTCCGGCGTCATCCCGATATCAAATCGCTACGCCGGGAGAGTGACATTCGCAAGTTTGCACGGACACAGGCATCAATTCTCGATGCGCTTTGGCCGCTGCTCAAGCCGGGCGGTCGGATGGTCTACGCGACCTGCTCGGTCTTTGCCGAGGAAAATGCCGGACAGATCGATGCCTTCCTTGTTCGGGAGAGCGGTGCCAGAAGGATTTCGCAAGAGCAGTGGTTGCCGTGTGCCGATAGTGACGGGTTTTTTTATGCCGTGCTGGAAAAAATCGCTTAGCGCCCTTGTTGTAGCGTTTTGTACGTGGCTGCTCTGCATCGGTGTTGTGCAGGCGGCCGATATCAGCCTGCGCAACCCGCAATTGGAACTGACCGATGATAGCTATGCTTTGTCGGCTGATTTCAACATCAATTTCAATACGCGCCTTGAAGAGGTCATCAGCAAAGGCGTCGTGCTCTATTTTGTCATCGATTTCGAACTCACGCGTTCGCGCTGGTATTGGTTCGACGAGGTCGTTCTTCATCGTAACCGCACCATCCAATTGTCCTATCATGCATTGACCCGTCAGTACCGGCTTTCGACCGGGTCGCTGCATCAAGGTTATGCCACGCTCGACGAGGCGCTCCGCGTCATGGCCCGATTACGTTATTGGCTGGTCATCGACAAGGGCGAGATTCGCGGCGACAAGGTGTATCAGGCAGCCGTGCGCATGCGGCTGGATCTTTCGCAAATGCCGAAGACATTTCAGGTGAGTGCGCTGTCGAGTCGTGACTGGAGCCTGAATTCCGACTGGGTTCGCTGGGTCTTTACGCCGGCTGAACTGGCGTCGCCGGCGGGAGATGCGAAGTGAAACTGCTGATTATCATCGCCGCATCGTTCGGCAGCATTCTGCTGTTTCTTCTGGCGTCGGCCAGTGCCAACACGGCCTTGTTCGCCCGCCATTACCCCTGGCTTCTCGGCCTCAACGCGGTTGTCGCGCTGTCGCTCTTTGTGCTGATCGTCTGGCAGGTTCGCGATCTATGGCAAGAGCATCATGCCCGTGTTTTCGGATCGAGGCTCAAGCTACGCCTGATGCTCATGTTCGGCATGATGGCCGTTCTGCCCGGTGTGCTGATCTATGGTGTATCCGTTCAGTTCGTCACCAAGAGTATCGAAACCTGGTTCGACGTGCGTGTTGAAAAAGCGCTCGAATCGGGTCTCAACCTGGGCCGGGAAGCGCTGGATTCCTTGCGCGCCGACCTGACCGAAAAAGGCAAGAACATGGCGATTGAGCTCGGCGAAGCGACCGATCCTCAACCGCGACTGGTGCTTGGTCGATTGCGCGATCAGGTCGCAGTCCAGTCCGCTGCGCTTTATGCCTCTAACGGACAACTACTGGCGACGGCGACCAGCGAACTGTCGGCGCCACCGCCCGTTCAGCCGGCAATCGAACTGATCGCCCGCGTTCGAGCCGGACGCACCTTCAGTGAGATCGATGCATCCAACGGCGATGAGCTGATCTTGCGCGCCTATGTTCCCGTCATGCCGTCGGTGTTTGGTGCCGAGACGCGCATTCTGCAACTGACGCAGGCAGTTCCCTCCGGTCTTGCAGCCAATGCCGAACGAGTTCAGGAGGTCTATCGCGACTACCAGGAACTGTCGCTCGGTCGCGAGGGCTTGACGCGCATTTATGCGATGACACTGACGCTGACGGTGCTGCTCGCGTTGTTTACGGCAATTGCCACTGCATTCTTTCTGGCGCGGAGTCTTTCGGCGCCGTTGTCGATTCTGGCGGAGGGAACGCAAGCAGTGGCCTCCGGCGACTTCACCCCACGACAGGCGATTTACAGTCGCGATGAACTCGGCGTGCTCACCCAGTCGTTCAACCAGATGACGCGGCAGTTGAACGAAGCACGACGGGATACCGAGCGCCATCGCATCGAGGTTGAATCGGCGCGTTCCTACCTTGAGTCGGTGCTTGCCAATCTCTCGGCGGGGGTTCTCGTCTTTGATGCCAATTTCCTGCTGCGCACCGCCAATCAGGGGGCACAGACCATTCTCGACGACAGTCTCGATGGTTTGTTCGGGGCACCAGTCGATACCTGGGCGCGTCAGCAGGCGATCGGCCAGGCGATTCATGATGCCTTTTCTGCGCATGGTCGCAAAGAATGGCAGATGCAGATCGAACTCGATCGTCCGGGCGGCATGCCGCAGATTCTGCACTTGCGTGGCACCCAGTTGCCGGAGGATAGCTACGGCGGCTTCGTCGTGGTATTCGACGATGTGACGCGTCTGGTGGCAGCTCAGCGAAGCGCTGCCTGGGGCGAAGTGGCGCGGCGACTGGCTCATGAAATCAAGAATCCGCTGACGCCGATCCAGCTGTCGGCGGAACGTCTGCAGCTCAAGCTCGCGGGCAAACTGCAGAACGGCGATGCCGACATGTTCAACCGCTCGACGCAGACCATCATCAATCAGGTTCAGGCGATGAAGCGCATGGTCAACGAGTTTTCCGATTATGCCCGTCTGCCGGCGCCGGAGCGCAAGGCGCTCGATCTCAACGCGCTGATTCGCGAAGTCCTCGGTCTGTACGAAACGTCGTCGGCGCGTATCAGCCTGTCGCTGGACAGCGACTTGCCGGCGGTGTTTGGCGATGCGTCGCAACTCCGGCAGATTATCCACAACCTGTTGAGAAACGCCGAAGATGCGCAGGAAAACCTGCCGCATCAGGAAATCGGTGTACTCACTCGCAAGAACGACGGCATGGTCGAAATGACAGTAAATGATTGCGGAACGGGCTTCCCCCCGGAGATAATGGCGCGCGTTTTCGAACCGTATGTCACGACGAAGGCTAGGGGGACCGGTTTGGGGTTGGCAATCGTCAAGAAGATTGTCGATGAACATGACGGCCAGATCAGGATAAGTAATCGTCAACCGACAGGTGCGGAAGTGTCGATCCGGCTGCCGCAGGCGCCGTCGCCGGAGACGTCCGAAGAAAACATGATGCAAATTGCAGAGAATTGAACTATGGCGCAAATATTGGTCGTCGATGATGAAATGGGCATACGCGAGCTGCTCTCGGAGATTCTTGCCGATGAGGGGCACAGCGTCATGCTGGCCGAGAACGCCGCAGCGGCACGTCGGTCGCGGGCGGAAAAGCGGCCGGATCTCGTGCTGCTCGACATCTGGATGCCTGATACCGACGGCATTTCCCTGCTGAAGGAGTGGTCGGCGGCCGGTCTGCTGACGATGCCGGTGGTGATGATGTCCGGTCACGGCACAATCGATTCTGCCGTCGAAGCGACGCGCGTCGGCGCCGTCGATTTTCTCGAAAAGCCGATTGCGTTGCAAAAGCTGCTCGCAACCGTCAAGAAGGCGCTCAAGCACGACGTTTCTCCACTCAAGCCGCCCCTGACGCTCGATGCGTTCTCGCGTTCGCCACTGCTCAAGGATCTCAAGAAGCGGCTTGAGCAGGCTGCCGCCAAAACCTCGGTGCTGCTGTTGAAAAGCGCGTCGGGCAATATTGCCGAGATTTGTGCCCGGACATTGCACACGCCGAAAACGCCGTGGCTCGATCTTTCCGCGTCGAGCGCGCCGTTGACCCAGGAGATGCTGGAAAACTCGGCGGGCGGCATTCTGTTCGTGTCGGATCTCGCCTTGCTCGGCAAGCTGCAACAGAAGAACCTGAGCTTTGCGCTCGAGCGGCTGGAAAAATACCATGTGCAACTGATCGCGGCGACCTCGCGCCCGCTTTCGACGCTGGTCGAAGCCGGTTGGGATCCCGCGTTGGTCGCTCGCCTCGGGGAAGTGTGGGTGGCTCTCCCGCTTATTTCAGGACATGCCGACGACGTTCCCGAAATCGCGACGCTGGTGCTTGCGCATCTGGTTGAGCGAAACGAAGTGCCGGCGCGCACGTTTTCCAGCGGCGCCCTCAATGCCTTGCGCTTGCATCGCTGGCAAGGTGAATGGGTCGAACTGCTTGCAGCGGTGAAAAATCTGGCGCTGGCGGCACTCGATGAGGCAATCGGACTCGAAGACGTTGAAAATCTGCTGCGTCGTGACCAGCCCGACGTGGCCTCGCCTCCCCCTGCCCTGCCAATGTTCGAGCAGCCTTTGCGGGAAGCGCGTGAAGCGTTCGAGCGCCTTTACTTCGAGCATCATCTCAAGCTCGAACGCGGCAACATGACGCGAGTGGCCGAGCGCACCGGACTCGAACGCACGCATCTCTACCGCAAGCTTAAGCAACTCGGGCTGACGTTGGGGCGACGGGGCGAAGACGCCGAACAATGAGGCGCAAACCTCCTCAAGTTTTCTGACGTTAGCCATTTTTCGCGATTGGGCCGACCTGCAATGACGCGACCACGTAACGACAATTTCCTGCGCGCCCTGCTGCGCGAGCCGACCGATTACACGCCGCTGTGGCTGATGCGCCAGGCCGGTCGTTATTTGCCGGAGTACTGCCAGACGCGCAAACGTGCCGGCAGTTTCCTGTCCCTGTGCAAGAGTCCGGCGCTGGCCTGTGAGGTGACGCTGCAACCGCTTGCGCGGTATGAACTCGATGCGGCGATCCTGTTCTCCGACATTCTTACCATTCCCGACGCGATGGGGTTGGGCCTTGCGTTCACTGAGGGTGAGGGACCCAAGTTTGAGCGGCCGCTGCGCGAAGAGTGGGCAATCCGCGATCTTGCCGTTCCGGATCCTTACGACCATCTGCGCTATGTTATCGATGCGGTATCGGAAATTCGCCGTGCGCTCGATAACAGCGTGCCCTTGATCGGTTTTTCCGGCAGTCCTTATACCCTCGCCTGCTACATGATCGAAGGCGGCTCGAGCACCGAGTTCCGCCATCTCAAGAGCATGCTCTACGCGCGTCCGGATCTTCTGCACCACATTCTCGGCGTTACAGCGAAATCGGTGACGGCCTATCTGAACGCTCAGGTCGAAGCCGGGGCACAAGCCTTGATGATTTTCGACTCGTGGGGCGGTAGCCTGTCCCACGCCGCCTATCGTGAGTTCTCGCTCGCCTATCTCCGGCAGATCGTCGAGGGGCTGGTGCGGGAAAAGGATGGCGAGCGCATTCCGGTGATCGTCTTCACCAAGGGCGGCGGTCTTTGGCTGGAAGATATCGCGGCGTCCGGCTGTGATGCCGTCGGACTCGACTGGACCATCGATATCGGCGACGCCCGTCGTCGTGTCGGCGACCGCGTGGCCTTGCAGGGCAATCTCGATCCCGCTGTGCTGTTCGCTTCGCCGGAGGTTGTGGCAAACGAAGCGTGCAAGGTGCTCGACAGCTTCGGCGTGGGCGACACCGGGCACGTGTTCAATCTCGGCCATGGAATTTCCCAATATACGCCGCCGGAAAGCGTCACGGCGCTCGTCGAGGCTGTGCACGGTTATCGGCGCAGAATGCGCTGAGTATGTCGGGAGTTATGCACAGAAATAGGGCACAAGCAAACGTTTTGGAGAAAGTCCTTTCAATATCATGGGTTTGTTTGTAATTGCCTGATTATTCGTGGCTTTTGTTTTTTGTCCGCAGGATGTCGCAGCAACGAAACCCTTGTGGGATAAGGATTTCAGGTAGTTTTACTGAAACAACCCACAGAGTTTTCCACAGATGTTGTGCACAACCAGAAATGCCAATCCGGTGAGTGGTTTACGCCGGTTTTGAAGATTTTGTACGAGGAAAGCGCGGCAAGTGGCCGCTCCCGAGAAAACGCATGCAGCTTGTCCGAGTCGCCCTTGATGTTCCGCTGGATCGGTGTTTCGACTACCGTGTTCCGGAAGGGGTGTCGCTGACGGCGGCCGACATCGGCTTGCGCGTACGCGTTCCTTTCGGACTGAAGTCACGGATCGGGATTGTGGTGGATCTGCCGACCGTCAGCGACGTCGGCGAGTCCCAGCTCAAGGCGCTCGAAGAGGTTCTGCGTGATACCCCTCCCCTGCCGCCGGACTGGTTTGAGCTTTGCCAGTTTTGTGCGCGTTACTATCAGGTACCGCTCGGCGAAGTCATGTTGTCGACCTTGCCTGCCGGTTTGCGCAGGATCAATCCACCGAAGGCGCGCACACCACGCCGGACGGCATCCGTTGCCGAGGCAGCGTCAGCACCGGCGCTGACCGGCGAACAGGCGGACGCGCTGGCGGTGATCTCTGCCGATCCGGGATTCTGCGCCTATCTTCTGCATGGCGTCACCGGCAGCGGCAAGACCGAGGTCTATCTGCGTCTCGTCGACCGCGTGCTGGCTGCCGGGCGGCAGGTCCTGTTGCTGGTGCCCGAAATCAATCTGACGCCTCAGCTCGAAGCGCGGGTCGCCGCCCGTTTTCCCGATGCACAGCTTGTCAGCCTGCACAGCGAATTGACCGAAGCGGCGCGTACGCGGCATTGGCGTGCAGCGGTCGATGGCAGTGCGCGCATTGTCCTCGGTACCCGTCTGGCGGTGTTCACGCCGATGCCCGAACTCGGGCTGATCGTGGTTGATGAAGAGCACGACGCATCATTCAAGCAGCAGGACGGCATGCGCTATTCTGCGCGCGACGTGGCCGTATTTCGTGCTCGAGAACGGGATATTCCGATCGTACTCGGTTCCGCGACGCCCTCCCTGGAAAGCTGGGCCAATGCTACGGACACGCGTACCCCAGCGCGTTACCGCCTGATCAGCCTGACCGAGCGGGCAGTGCAGAGCGCCCGCCTGCCGGCGGTACAACGTGTCGATACGCGTCTCGAAAAACTGCAGGACGGGCTGAGCGACCGTTTGCTCAAAGCGATCAGCGAACGTCTGGTGCGACGCGAGCAAAGCTTGGTGTTTCTCAATCGCCGGGGGTATGCGCCGGTACTGACCTGCACTTCCTGTGGCTGGATTTCGCATTGTCGCCGTTGCGCCGCCAATCTTGTCCTGCATCTCGCGGACGGCCGACTGCGTTGCCATCACTGCGGTTTCGAGATCCGCGTACCAAAGGCCTGTCCGACCTGCGGCAATCAGGACATCCTGCCCTTCGGGCGGGGAACGCAGCGCCTGGAGGAAGTGCTGAGCGAACGTTTTCCGTATGCGCGTATCCTGCGCGTCGATCGGGATTCGGCAAAGAGCCGCAAGCAATGGGAGGCGCTGGTCGAGCGTATCCGGGGGGATGAGGTCGACATTCTGGTCGGGACACAGATGCTGGCCAAGGGACACGATTTTCCCAAGCTGACGCTGGTCGGCGTACTCGGTGCCGATGCCGCGCTGTTTGCCGCCGATTGGCGGGCGCCCGAACGTTTGTTCGCGCAACTCATGCAGGTGGCGGG
Proteins encoded in this region:
- a CDS encoding ATP-binding protein, whose product is MKLLIIIAASFGSILLFLLASASANTALFARHYPWLLGLNAVVALSLFVLIVWQVRDLWQEHHARVFGSRLKLRLMLMFGMMAVLPGVLIYGVSVQFVTKSIETWFDVRVEKALESGLNLGREALDSLRADLTEKGKNMAIELGEATDPQPRLVLGRLRDQVAVQSAALYASNGQLLATATSELSAPPPVQPAIELIARVRAGRTFSEIDASNGDELILRAYVPVMPSVFGAETRILQLTQAVPSGLAANAERVQEVYRDYQELSLGREGLTRIYAMTLTLTVLLALFTAIATAFFLARSLSAPLSILAEGTQAVASGDFTPRQAIYSRDELGVLTQSFNQMTRQLNEARRDTERHRIEVESARSYLESVLANLSAGVLVFDANFLLRTANQGAQTILDDSLDGLFGAPVDTWARQQAIGQAIHDAFSAHGRKEWQMQIELDRPGGMPQILHLRGTQLPEDSYGGFVVVFDDVTRLVAAQRSAAWGEVARRLAHEIKNPLTPIQLSAERLQLKLAGKLQNGDADMFNRSTQTIINQVQAMKRMVNEFSDYARLPAPERKALDLNALIREVLGLYETSSARISLSLDSDLPAVFGDASQLRQIIHNLLRNAEDAQENLPHQEIGVLTRKNDGMVEMTVNDCGTGFPPEIMARVFEPYVTTKARGTGLGLAIVKKIVDEHDGQIRISNRQPTGAEVSIRLPQAPSPETSEENMMQIAEN
- the hemE gene encoding uroporphyrinogen decarboxylase, which translates into the protein MTRPRNDNFLRALLREPTDYTPLWLMRQAGRYLPEYCQTRKRAGSFLSLCKSPALACEVTLQPLARYELDAAILFSDILTIPDAMGLGLAFTEGEGPKFERPLREEWAIRDLAVPDPYDHLRYVIDAVSEIRRALDNSVPLIGFSGSPYTLACYMIEGGSSTEFRHLKSMLYARPDLLHHILGVTAKSVTAYLNAQVEAGAQALMIFDSWGGSLSHAAYREFSLAYLRQIVEGLVREKDGERIPVIVFTKGGGLWLEDIAASGCDAVGLDWTIDIGDARRRVGDRVALQGNLDPAVLFASPEVVANEACKVLDSFGVGDTGHVFNLGHGISQYTPPESVTALVEAVHGYRRRMR
- a CDS encoding DUF4390 domain-containing protein codes for the protein MPEGFRKSSGCRVPIVTGFFMPCWKKSLSALVVAFCTWLLCIGVVQAADISLRNPQLELTDDSYALSADFNINFNTRLEEVISKGVVLYFVIDFELTRSRWYWFDEVVLHRNRTIQLSYHALTRQYRLSTGSLHQGYATLDEALRVMARLRYWLVIDKGEIRGDKVYQAAVRMRLDLSQMPKTFQVSALSSRDWSLNSDWVRWVFTPAELASPAGDAK
- a CDS encoding response regulator, translated to MAQILVVDDEMGIRELLSEILADEGHSVMLAENAAAARRSRAEKRPDLVLLDIWMPDTDGISLLKEWSAAGLLTMPVVMMSGHGTIDSAVEATRVGAVDFLEKPIALQKLLATVKKALKHDVSPLKPPLTLDAFSRSPLLKDLKKRLEQAAAKTSVLLLKSASGNIAEICARTLHTPKTPWLDLSASSAPLTQEMLENSAGGILFVSDLALLGKLQQKNLSFALERLEKYHVQLIAATSRPLSTLVEAGWDPALVARLGEVWVALPLISGHADDVPEIATLVLAHLVERNEVPARTFSSGALNALRLHRWQGEWVELLAAVKNLALAALDEAIGLEDVENLLRRDQPDVASPPPALPMFEQPLREAREAFERLYFEHHLKLERGNMTRVAERTGLERTHLYRKLKQLGLTLGRRGEDAEQ
- a CDS encoding primosomal protein N', whose amino-acid sequence is MQLVRVALDVPLDRCFDYRVPEGVSLTAADIGLRVRVPFGLKSRIGIVVDLPTVSDVGESQLKALEEVLRDTPPLPPDWFELCQFCARYYQVPLGEVMLSTLPAGLRRINPPKARTPRRTASVAEAASAPALTGEQADALAVISADPGFCAYLLHGVTGSGKTEVYLRLVDRVLAAGRQVLLLVPEINLTPQLEARVAARFPDAQLVSLHSELTEAARTRHWRAAVDGSARIVLGTRLAVFTPMPELGLIVVDEEHDASFKQQDGMRYSARDVAVFRARERDIPIVLGSATPSLESWANATDTRTPARYRLISLTERAVQSARLPAVQRVDTRLEKLQDGLSDRLLKAISERLVRREQSLVFLNRRGYAPVLTCTSCGWISHCRRCAANLVLHLADGRLRCHHCGFEIRVPKACPTCGNQDILPFGRGTQRLEEVLSERFPYARILRVDRDSAKSRKQWEALVERIRGDEVDILVGTQMLAKGHDFPKLTLVGVLGADAALFAADWRAPERLFAQLMQVAGRAGRAELPGEVLIQTQYPEHPLYAALVRHDYAAFANAQLTEREQAGFPPYTFQAMLRAEAPQMADAIAYLASALGWEGAVVHPEVMLYDPVPMRLARRANMERAQLLIESPSRRALQSFLSAWREHLGMIKVPSRLRWHLEVDPYEF
- the rsmB gene encoding 16S rRNA (cytosine(967)-C(5))-methyltransferase RsmB; the encoded protein is MSTKKLRVIKRKGPEAADGVRQEVVPAALPPESLGWSLLLAARLLARVDGGQSLTEALALLDGQIPAARAAALDAVYGSLRQFGRLEFLLGRLMTKPLSHRETYGLLRAALYRLESRPEAAHTVVDQAVKASGELASGVFKGLVNGVLRNYLRQRESLLAALASDEVARYQHPRWWLERLRRAYPQQWEEIVAADNTPPPMTLRVNRRKGTVADYLESLASASMPAQPVGDWGVRLEHPAPVDALPGFVEGRVSVQDLGAQRAAALLAPQDGMRVLDACAAPGGKTAHLLESADIDLLALDLDVARAQRISDTLRRLQLSAKVAVGDAAQPAGWWDGLAFDAILADVPCSASGVVRRHPDIKSLRRESDIRKFARTQASILDALWPLLKPGGRMVYATCSVFAEENAGQIDAFLVRESGARRISQEQWLPCADSDGFFYAVLEKIA